The DNA segment CCGTGCGGGAAAGCCGCGAGCGCGTCCTCGCGGCGCTTCGAAACTGCGGCTTCGAGTTTCCCGCCCGAAAGATCACCATCAACCTGGCGCCCGCGCACGTCCGAAAGGAGGGCGCGCGCTTCGACCTTCCGATCGCGGTCGCGCTCCTGCTCGCTTCGGGGCAGATCCCGCGCGGGGCACCACTCGAGGAGGGGATCTTCGTGGGCGAGCTGGCGCTCGACGGAACGCTCCGGGGGGTCCGTGGGATTCTCGCGGTGATGGCGGCCGCAAAGCGGGAGAGGCGGGGCCCGGTGTGGATCCCGCGGGAGAACGGGCGCGAAGCCGGCGCGATCGGCGGCGTTTCGATCCGGAGCTTGGGCTCGCTCCGGGAGCTTCGCGGCGACGACGCGCCCGGCGGCGGGGGAGAGCGAGAAAGGAGCGCCGGCGCGGCAACGTCCCACCAAGGCGCGGGCACCGATGCCGACCCTCCCGGTGGCCCGGTCCGCGCAGCACCCCCCGACCTTGCCGAGGTGCGCGGACAGATCATCGCCCGGCGCGCGCTCGAGGTGGCGGCCGCGGGCGGCCACAACATCCTCTTCGTCGGGCCGCCGGGCTCCGGGAAAACGATGCTCGCCAGCCGCCTGCCAGGCATCCTGCCTCCGCTCGCCCGCGAAGAGGCAGTCGAGGTGAGCACCATCCATTCCGTGGCCGGCCGGCTCCCTCCCGGCTCGGGGCTCATCCTCGAGCCCCCGTTCCGCGCGCCGCATCACACGATCTCGGACGCGGGGCTCGTCGGAGGAGGGCGTGGTCCGCTCCCCGGCGAGGTGAGCCTCGCGCACAAGGGCGTGCTCTTCATGGACGAGCTGCCGGAATTTCATCGGAACGCGCTCGAGGCGCTGCGGCAGCCGCTCGAGGACGGGTACGTTTCCATCGCCCGCGCCGGCGGCACGACGGTGTTTCCGGCGTCCTTCTCGCTGGTCGCCGCGATGAATCCCTGCCCGTGTGGGTGGCGGGGCGATCCACGTCGCGCCTGCCGGTGCGGGCCCGACGCGGTCGCCCGCTACTGGGCGAAAGTTTCGGGACCGATCCTCGATCGCATCGACTTGGTGCTTGAAGTGCCGGCGGTGCCGATGGAGGATCTTTTTTCGGGTGAATCGGGAGAGTCATCGGCCGATGTGCGCGAACGCGTCGTTCGCGCGCGCTCGATCGCGGTGGAACGGAACCAGTCGGGTGGACGAAATGCCACCCTTACGGCGAGAGAGCTCGGGCGCGTCGCGCCGCTCGAACCGGAGTGCCGGCAGCTGATCCGCCACGCCGCGGAGGCGTTTCGGATCACCGCGCGCGGAGTCGTTCGCATCCGGCGGGTCGCCCGGACGATCGCCGACTCCGCGGGCTCGGAGACGGTGCGCGCCGAGCACGTCGCGGAGGCATTGCAATATCGAATGCCGGCGGTGTGAGCGTGGGTCGGTGCCTCGACCATGATTCTTCCCCGGTGAAAGTTGCAACCGGGAAGATGGGTAAGTTACCTTGAATCGCTCCGAGCGCCGGGGATTTCTGGAACGAGTCGCAAACCATAAGGAGACCGAAAAATGAAGACGCAGGAAATGGTGGCGAAGCACTTCGGACTGATGTATCAGACCGCCGCGGCCAACCTGGACGGGGTGACCCACGAGCAGTCCCTGGCACAGCCGCCTCAGGGCGGGAATTGCGCGAACTGGATCCTGGGACACCTCATGAACGTCCAGAACGGTGTGATGAGGCTCCTCGGCGAGAAGCCGGTGTGGGAAAGCGACCAACTCGCCCGGGCGGGGTTCGTCCCGATCACGCGCACGACCGAAGCGATCGACTGGAAGGTCCTCAGAGATCGATTCCTCGGGTCCCGGGAGCGCTGCCTCGCGGCCATCTCTGCGCTGTCCGACGACGCGATGGCCGAGTCGGTTCCGCACCCCTTCGGAGGCACGTGCAGCCGCGCCGAGCTGCTGAACATCCTCGCGTTCCACCAGGCGTACCACGCCGGTCAGTTGGCTATGTCCCGGCGGATCGCGGGGCTGGAGGGCGCGGTGAAGGGGCCTGGCCAGACGCTGGCGAAGGTGTGATATGGCCACAAGAAAAAATAGCCCTGCGTCCGAGCAGGCCGCGCCCGAGCTTCTCATCACGCGTGTCCTCGATGCGCCACGCCCCCTCGTCTTTGAGGCGTGGACCCAGCCCGAGCACCTGGAGCATTGGCAGGGGGCTCCGCGCGGATTCACGGTGACGACCCACGAGGTGGATCTTCGCCCGGGCGGCGCCTTTCGGGTCTGCATGCGCTCCCCCGAAGGCGTCGACCATTGGCTGCGGGGCATCTATCGCGAAATCGTGGCGCCCGGGCGGCTCGTCTTCACCC comes from the Candidatus Eisenbacteria bacterium genome and includes:
- a CDS encoding DinB family protein, with protein sequence MKTQEMVAKHFGLMYQTAAANLDGVTHEQSLAQPPQGGNCANWILGHLMNVQNGVMRLLGEKPVWESDQLARAGFVPITRTTEAIDWKVLRDRFLGSRERCLAAISALSDDAMAESVPHPFGGTCSRAELLNILAFHQAYHAGQLAMSRRIAGLEGAVKGPGQTLAKV
- a CDS encoding ATP-binding protein, translating into MLARVTSCATQGIDGLFVEVEADLGAGLPTFSIVGLPDAAVRESRERVLAALRNCGFEFPARKITINLAPAHVRKEGARFDLPIAVALLLASGQIPRGAPLEEGIFVGELALDGTLRGVRGILAVMAAAKRERRGPVWIPRENGREAGAIGGVSIRSLGSLRELRGDDAPGGGGERERSAGAATSHQGAGTDADPPGGPVRAAPPDLAEVRGQIIARRALEVAAAGGHNILFVGPPGSGKTMLASRLPGILPPLAREEAVEVSTIHSVAGRLPPGSGLILEPPFRAPHHTISDAGLVGGGRGPLPGEVSLAHKGVLFMDELPEFHRNALEALRQPLEDGYVSIARAGGTTVFPASFSLVAAMNPCPCGWRGDPRRACRCGPDAVARYWAKVSGPILDRIDLVLEVPAVPMEDLFSGESGESSADVRERVVRARSIAVERNQSGGRNATLTARELGRVAPLEPECRQLIRHAAEAFRITARGVVRIRRVARTIADSAGSETVRAEHVAEALQYRMPAV
- a CDS encoding SRPBCC domain-containing protein, giving the protein MATRKNSPASEQAAPELLITRVLDAPRPLVFEAWTQPEHLEHWQGAPRGFTVTTHEVDLRPGGAFRVCMRSPEGVDHWLRGIYREIVAPGRLVFTHAWLDTQGKPGKETLVTITLAERGGKTLLTLHQTGFQSVESRDGHKEGWTSTFDRLAEYLVGAA